ATATTCAATGTCCTCCATACTTTACTTTTCATGTGCGTCGGTCGGTAAATTTGCAATCTTTCAACTGCGCCGCGTCTTATCTATTTCCATTAAGGGGAATCTCAAAAAGTTTGTATGACTTGGCATTCCTTTAGCAGAAGGACCTTATATACCCATTAGTCCACAAATGCAAGCacttttttgttcttttcacTGCAAAAAATGCCTTTGAAATCCAGCAAAGATGATGCCGCTGCAATTAACGTGAACGTTGTGCAGATGTGCAAAAATGTCAAAAGCGTTTAGTGAGCCCGCGCTTCGGTGTGGCCGTTCCGATTAACAATATTCAATACATGGTGCTTAAGTCACATAATATTTGTTAGTGATTCGCATTCGAACCCATACAAACTTAGCCAAAATATTATTTACGAATTGTCTGGTGCGCGCCAAGAAAATTGCGCTTGCCCAGctaaaatctaaaaataacTTCCATGCAAGGTTGCACATTAACGCTATCAAAATCGATTTCATTGATTTCTATCCATTAAATGAGTGATTAAGTTTTATTCGCAATTCACTCAGTATATAATTAAATCAAGTGAAATCAAGAATAAtagcatttattttattttattatattaataccCAATTATATTACTAGGATTCATTTAAATTGTCAATATGTGCaattgattttgtaaaattaatattttcagcCTATTTTGCTTTCTATTAAATTCATAACTTGaatatattatttctttgtttttttacTAGTTCATTTTTGAGCCAAAGTAGCCGATAGTTAATTTGCCTTAGCCTGTCATCTCCAGCTGTCTAGGTGCCCGATAGCTGTCACCCCAGCGTCACGACCTATCGCCAGCGGTACCACCACCAAAGTGACGTGGAACGAAAAAAGACGAAGCGACACGAAGCCGAGCAcgtcagattcagattcacgTTCAGATTCCACTTCGTCCGTTCATATTTTCCAGGTCAGTCGGTCCAGAGGAACAAATAGACCAAAATGGTGAGTTAAACTAGATGGCAATTGAGTGCGGcaactaattaaaatgcatttgccAGCCCGCTCCAGCCAGTTCAACGTCCGTGGGCAGCGGATCGCGCTCCCCCAGCAAATTGTCGGCGCCACGTAGCGCCGGATCCGGAGGCGGCAGCACCCTGAAGCAGCGCAagaccaccaccagcaccacagCGGCCCGGAGTCGTGCTCCCGGCGGAGCCGGAACTGGTGGCATGTGGCGTTTCTACACGGACGACTCGCCCGGTATCAAGGTGTAAGTGAATAACTCGGCTATATTTATATTGAAGGCCCAGTGCTAATGAGACTTTACCAATATTATTCATGCTGCAGTGGTCCCGTGCCCGTGCTGGTCATGTCGCTGCTCTTCATCGCTTCCGTCTTCATGCTGCACATCTGGGGCAAATACAATCGTTCTTAAGCCATGCATTTCGTAGCCAATAAAATACTTTCACCTCAACGAGCGTGAACAATGTCGACGTCATCATTTCTTTTGCGGCGTGATAAGAAGAGATCCATTCCGCTTGTTGAGGCATTGGTGTGTTTCCACATGAAATTAATTATACCTAAGCTTAAGTTAAAGACCTGTTTAAACGtaatgcatattttcaaaatttaatcGTTTTCCCCCAATCCGTTCGTTCATCCGGCGGGCTGAGAATTCATTCCACAATTTATCGTGGTCATGTGCATCAGAAATTCCGCGCGCAGCCGTTGCAATTCAAGAACTTGTAAGACATTCAACGAAAAGTGTTaagaacaaataaattttgtaTTAAACAAATGTGTGGCCTGGTGTTTATGGATGGGAGTGAAGGTTTCATCCATGGAGTGATGTTCTTATGAACTACAATGCATATAGTCCAAAGTGCCCCTATGTATATAAAGAAATGCCATTGTGTATCTTAAAGACACTGAATTGTTGTTTCGTTCATAAAGCACTGTTCCCTGAAGTACTTTGTGCGGTACGAGCATCGCTTTTCCCTGTGATTTCGTTTGCCGCACAAAAGGCAGCCATTGGTATAGTTCGTCTTTCTCTTGTGAAAGTTTGGGCACTTGGTTTCGATATGACCCTTCTGGCCGCACAGCCAGCAGTGTTGGTTGGTCTGGTAGAAGGAGCAGTTGTGACCCTCCTTCTGCGTGCACCTTCTACAGTCGGAGCAATGCACATAGTTGGGTTTCACGCAGGCATCGCAGGACTCGCAGTGTTTGTAGGTTTGGCCATTCACCGAGGGGCACTTTCCGCAGCGGTTGCAGTGCAGGTTCTCCTTGGCCGTGTAACAATCGCATTTCTGGCAGTACTTATAGCCCTCTTCAGGGGGCAATTGAAGCAATCGCATTGGCACGTTGGTGAATAGCCGCACGGGTGATCCACAAAACCGACTCTGCTTGCCCACATTCGTATATCTAAGATGATTAGTGTAATTGATCCTGTAATCACACATTTCAAGCTCAGGCATTTCCTGCCTGATGTGGTTAGCTGAATAATAGGGATATATCCAGAATATGGACAGTGGAGTGGATGGCAATCGGTTGATTTGATTATGCAGTTTTCTGAGGCTGCGCAGGGTGTGGGAAATCAGTTCAGTGCGACAGCCAAATGGAGGATCTGTTACTATCACAAGTTGATCGGAACTGACAATTGAGACATTTTATAATTGCGGTTACCATTACATAAGAACAAATATATTACCTGGTATCTGC
This genomic interval from Drosophila mauritiana strain mau12 chromosome 2R, ASM438214v1, whole genome shotgun sequence contains the following:
- the LOC117137222 gene encoding protein transport protein Sec61 subunit beta — encoded protein: MPAPASSTSVGSGSRSPSKLSAPRSAGSGGGSTLKQRKTTTSTTAARSRAPGGAGTGGMWRFYTDDSPGIKVGPVPVLVMSLLFIASVFMLHIWGKYNRS
- the LOC117137219 gene encoding rRNA N6-adenosine-methyltransferase ZCCHC4; its protein translation is MFNNKSDKLLLEMEEDDAASEDQHPRCEHGPTVLFYRQSQLPGQGYYACSAHRDSKLCNYHLPADQWKGQTSRTALTKRDYPLTCRKTDNPAICDPTLSLTALSQDKVNAQYFFDEAALNFLANQCEHIGASKVICMGAPRLHFHLRHKLQSFLLDLDERFAEYLGPEEFCLYNMCNNHFFYDRTPFEKFLADTSSDQLVIVTDPPFGCRTELISHTLRSLRKLHNQINRLPSTPLSIFWIYPYYSANHIRQEMPELEMCDYRINYTNHLRYTNVGKQSRFCGSPVRLFTNVPMRLLQLPPEEGYKYCQKCDCYTAKENLHCNRCGKCPSVNGQTYKHCESCDACVKPNYVHCSDCRRCTQKEGHNCSFYQTNQHCWLCGQKGHIETKCPNFHKRKTNYTNGCLLCGKRNHREKRCSYRTKYFREQCFMNETTIQCL